In the Gammaproteobacteria bacterium genome, TCTCCTCGTCGAGGACAATCGAACGCCCCGCGTGGCCGCGAACCTGTGGGTCCGGGTGGGGTCCATGCAGGAGGCGGTGGGGCTCCATGGCATCACGCACTTCCTGGAGCACGTCATCCACCAGGGGACCACGACCGTGGGCACCCGCGATCTCGCCGCCGAACTGCCCATCCTGCAGGAGATCCACGACACCGAACAGGAGCTCATCGCGGCACGCAATCGGGCGCGCAATCAGCTTCGCGAGCGCGACGTATTCTACGATGAGCTCGGGTGGCCGGTCACCCCCGACATACAGGTCCTCAGGGAGCGGCTCTACGAACTCGAGGACCGCGACAACGAGTACCGCGACTTCTGGACCTCGTACAAGTGGTACATGGAGCGCGGCGGGTACGTGCGCCACCTGGATCCCGTGCCGGCCAGCACCGAGCAGGACTACATGGAGATGAACATGGCGCTCCCCCGCGAGCACCTGGAACTCTTCTTCCGGCTCGAGGCGGAGCGCATGGTGAACGCGGTCTTCAGGGGCTGGGAGGCGCAGCGCTTCACCGTCCTCGAGCAGATCCTCGGCGGCAAGAGCCGGCCGCAGACGCGCTTCAACGAGGCGATCGACGGCGTCACCTCGCAGGGCCATCCGGTCTACGTCCCGGACGGCGGGCACCTCCGCGACTTCGACAACTTTACGCGGGCCGCGATGTGGCGCATCTACGACGACTACTTCGTGCCCAACAACGCGGCGCTGGTGCTGGTCGGCGACGCGACCCTCGACGACATCCTGCCTCTCGCGGAACGCTACTTCGGAGCACTGCCCCGGGGGCCCGAGCCGCCTGCGGATCTCGACATCGAGGCCGAACTGGTGCCCGGCGGCTCGATCCGGCTCGACTGGACGGAACCGCTCTCGCCACAGGTGCACGTGCGCTACCGCATTCCGGGAATGGGCCATCCCGACCGGCCCGTCCTCGACCTCATTGCCGCGCTTCTGAACGGACCCCACGGCATGGCCGGCCAGACGATGGCGTCAAGCGGCACGGCGGCCTCGGTGTCCGCCGACTTCCGGGTGATCCACACCTACCGCTTCGGGTCGCCCGGCGCGTTCAACCTCGTCGCGCAGGCGCGGGCCGATGGCGACCTGGCGGCGGTTGAGCGGGCGCTGCTCGACGCTGTAGCCGACGTCCGCGAGGGACGGATCGACAAAGGTGCGCTGGAGCGCGCACGCAAGCGTCTCCGCGTCGAGTGGGCCGAGTTCCTGGACAACCCCCAGGAGCTCGCGTTCCTGATCGGGCACCACCACACGATGAACCACTGGAGCGTGCTGCCGGAGCTCATCGAGGCTCGGGACGCGGCAACGGCGGCCGACGTGCAGCGTGTTGCGTCCACCTATTTCGTCCCCTCGAATCGGGTGATCGCCACGGCGCGCGCCCGGCCTCCGGAGGGAAGCGGGCCGAGCTGGCTCGACTTCCTGTGGGCCGAGCTGCCGGGGGACGGGCGATGAAGGGCCGCGGGAGCCGGGCGCGCGGT is a window encoding:
- a CDS encoding pitrilysin family protein; this translates as MRTPLVVLFVGAAVAAAYPGVRTSPAAPPAGPPARTAPALAPQSPSAPLRVQEHVLDNGFTILLVEDNRTPRVAANLWVRVGSMQEAVGLHGITHFLEHVIHQGTTTVGTRDLAAELPILQEIHDTEQELIAARNRARNQLRERDVFYDELGWPVTPDIQVLRERLYELEDRDNEYRDFWTSYKWYMERGGYVRHLDPVPASTEQDYMEMNMALPREHLELFFRLEAERMVNAVFRGWEAQRFTVLEQILGGKSRPQTRFNEAIDGVTSQGHPVYVPDGGHLRDFDNFTRAAMWRIYDDYFVPNNAALVLVGDATLDDILPLAERYFGALPRGPEPPADLDIEAELVPGGSIRLDWTEPLSPQVHVRYRIPGMGHPDRPVLDLIAALLNGPHGMAGQTMASSGTAASVSADFRVIHTYRFGSPGAFNLVAQARADGDLAAVERALLDAVADVREGRIDKGALERARKRLRVEWAEFLDNPQELAFLIGHHHTMNHWSVLPELIEARDAATAADVQRVASTYFVPSNRVIATARARPPEGSGPSWLDFLWAELPGDGR